In Chitinophaga oryzae, the sequence GTAAGTAAGGGGTTGGTTACGCATAAAAAGATGCAACGCATCGTTTACAGGCATGTTGCTCACCGTGATATTGGCCCTGCCGCTTTTTTCCAGCAAGGCTTCATCTGCCAGGATATTGAGGCCGGTTTGTTTGTTGATTTCCCGGAACACCTCTTTGGCGGTAACATTTTTCATCGACAGGCTTACTACCTGGTCAGGGGCTGCGCTCCCCTGTGCCGTGGCGGCGAAACATAGCAGGGCCAGTAGCTGGCTGGCCTTCAGATGTTTGGTTGGACGCCGGTTGCTCTTACACCGGCAACTGGCATTAGTACGTAATTGCATACTTGTGCTGAATTTTGATTGAGAGAATGGTCTGGTTGTGCTCTTTTCTTTTACAAAGCCTTTGTTATGATAACATTCCCGTTATATTGGTTGATATAATTGTTCACTTCCAGGCTTTAATCGCCTTCTATAATCAGTTTCTTTCCTTCTAAGCGGTAGTTGACGTCGTTGGCATTCAGCATTTTTAAAACATTCATCAGACTGCTGCTGCGGCTGATCATTCCGAAAAATTTCCTGGGCCTGAGCCGGCCTTCATATATAATTTCCACATCATACCAATGGGCAAACTGCCGTAGTACGGTGGTCAGATCTGTGCTCTCGAACTGGAAGTAACCCTCTTTCCAGGCGATTATTTCAGCGGTATTTACGCCGGTTATTTTCTTTACATGGCCGCCGGGGCTTATCTGCGATTGTTCACCGGGCGCCAGTTGTATACTTTCTTTCTTACTGTTAACCTTCACCGCGCCTTCCAGCAGTGTGGTATTGATAGTGGCTTCATCCGGGTAGGAGTTGATATTGAAGCTGGTGCCCAGTACATCTACCGTCACCTGGTTTACCAGCACCCGGAAAGGCCGGCGGGCATCATGTGCCACTTCGAAATATGCTTCGCCGCTAAGCTCTATCCGGCGTTCATCCCCTGCAAAGGCGGCAGGAAAGCGGAGAGAAGACGAGGCATTGAGCCATATTTTGCTGCCATCGGCCAGTACCAGCGGGTAGGTTTCGCCCGGGCCGGTGGTGAGCGTGTTATAGACAGGCGCGCTGTTGGCATCTTTTGTTTTAACGTATACCAGTTGCCCGTCCTGATTATGTACGGCGCTGTTGCCCTGTTGCGCCAGCTGATGTATAGCGGCGCTGTCGAGCACTATTTTTTCCCCGTTGGCCAGGGTGAGCACTGCCTTGTGCCCGCCGGGCGTTACAGCCGCCGGTGCGGCTTTGACCGCGGTAACCGCCACGGTAGTGGCCACCGGTTTCCGGAGAAAGTATACTGCCGGAATGGCAAAACCAAGTAACACCGCCGCTGCCGCAGCCAGTTTCAACCAGCTATAATTCCTCCGGGGAGAAAGTGGTGTGACCGGAGCGCCTTGTATATGCTGCAGGAGTTCTTTCCGGACCCTGTCGCCCGGCTCACCGGAGTGAATGCCGTCACCCGGCTTTACCTGCCGGAACGCGGCCTGCATTTCGTGCAGCAGGGTACGGCCGGAAACATCGTCCCGCAGGTAGTCCATCAG encodes:
- a CDS encoding FecR family protein, which gives rise to MPAEKNNEYYRLLLQRWQQRTCSPQEALELMDYLRDDVSGRTLLHEMQAAFRQVKPGDGIHSGEPGDRVRKELLQHIQGAPVTPLSPRRNYSWLKLAAAAAVLLGFAIPAVYFLRKPVATTVAVTAVKAAPAAVTPGGHKAVLTLANGEKIVLDSAAIHQLAQQGNSAVHNQDGQLVYVKTKDANSAPVYNTLTTGPGETYPLVLADGSKIWLNASSSLRFPAAFAGDERRIELSGEAYFEVAHDARRPFRVLVNQVTVDVLGTSFNINSYPDEATINTTLLEGAVKVNSKKESIQLAPGEQSQISPGGHVKKITGVNTAEIIAWKEGYFQFESTDLTTVLRQFAHWYDVEIIYEGRLRPRKFFGMISRSSSLMNVLKMLNANDVNYRLEGKKLIIEGD